One window from the genome of Rufibacter tibetensis encodes:
- a CDS encoding FAD-dependent oxidoreductase, with product MKTTSIWRQDAEETPYPTLRGELIADVVVIGGGITGITTAHLLAKAGKRVVVLEALHVAESTTGHSTGNLYAPVGEYLHQLKDKYDQETVSALTASRNAAVNFIESLVQRYSIACHFKRVPFYFLTEHQEEDSFIRNEFETAQAAGLPVHFDTTSSLPFPISSAMRLDHQAQFNPMAYVKELAAHTSGSNCLIFENSKVLEIEEGKMNVVRTEYGSVRAKQVVHATHTPKGIWFLHTLLGPYREYALGVSLNSLPLEGTFWAYHAMHHHSMRPYTNDRGEHFLLVLGESHKVGHKEDNEENFQKLEEYVRQRFDVKAVEYRWAAQQYKPADSLPYIGRKHSGSEIFVATGFEADGLTYGTLSAMILSDLILGKENQWADMYSPTRHQPLKAAPKFIKENVDVMVQYLKDLPYRSQVEELADIDSGEGKNIELDGKNYGAYRDETGKLHVVSAVCTHMACLVHFNKAEKSWDCPCHGSRFDVDGRVLEGPAYLDLSRMQDKPSSSNRYKKLTSAAFIGASVAMGIYFFKKYNTKGKSKKRNK from the coding sequence ATGAAAACAACCTCTATCTGGCGACAAGATGCCGAAGAAACCCCTTACCCCACGCTTCGGGGAGAATTGATAGCTGATGTCGTTGTGATTGGAGGAGGCATCACGGGCATTACCACCGCGCATTTACTGGCCAAGGCTGGAAAGCGGGTGGTGGTTCTGGAAGCCCTGCACGTAGCCGAAAGCACCACCGGGCATTCCACCGGAAACCTGTACGCGCCCGTGGGCGAATACCTACACCAGCTCAAAGACAAGTATGACCAGGAAACCGTTTCGGCGTTAACGGCCTCCAGAAATGCAGCGGTAAACTTTATAGAGAGCCTGGTTCAGCGGTATTCCATCGCATGCCATTTTAAACGGGTGCCCTTTTACTTTCTGACCGAGCACCAGGAAGAGGATTCGTTTATCAGAAACGAGTTTGAAACAGCTCAGGCAGCCGGGTTGCCCGTGCATTTTGATACTACTTCTTCCCTGCCCTTCCCCATCAGTTCTGCCATGCGGCTTGACCACCAGGCGCAGTTCAACCCCATGGCCTACGTGAAAGAACTGGCAGCCCATACCTCCGGATCCAATTGCCTCATCTTTGAGAACAGCAAGGTGCTGGAAATTGAAGAAGGCAAAATGAACGTGGTGCGCACTGAGTACGGCAGCGTTCGGGCAAAACAGGTAGTGCACGCCACCCATACCCCCAAAGGTATCTGGTTTCTACACACGCTCTTAGGCCCGTACCGCGAGTACGCCTTAGGTGTCTCCTTAAATTCTCTGCCTCTCGAGGGTACGTTTTGGGCTTATCATGCCATGCACCACCACTCCATGCGTCCGTACACCAATGACCGCGGAGAACATTTCCTGCTTGTTTTGGGCGAATCTCACAAGGTAGGACATAAAGAAGACAACGAAGAAAACTTCCAGAAACTGGAAGAGTACGTGCGCCAGCGGTTTGACGTGAAAGCAGTGGAGTACCGCTGGGCTGCCCAGCAATACAAACCCGCCGACAGCTTACCGTATATTGGACGGAAGCACAGCGGCTCAGAGATTTTTGTGGCGACTGGTTTTGAAGCCGACGGATTGACCTACGGTACCTTATCGGCCATGATCCTGAGTGACCTGATCCTTGGAAAGGAAAACCAGTGGGCCGACATGTACTCCCCTACCCGGCACCAACCTTTAAAAGCCGCTCCTAAGTTTATCAAGGAAAACGTAGATGTGATGGTGCAGTACCTTAAAGACCTGCCCTACCGCAGCCAGGTAGAAGAACTTGCCGACATTGATTCCGGGGAAGGCAAAAACATTGAATTGGACGGGAAAAATTACGGGGCGTACCGCGATGAGACTGGGAAACTGCACGTGGTTTCAGCAGTCTGTACGCACATGGCTTGCCTTGTTCACTTTAACAAAGCCGAGAAAAGCTGGGATTGCCCCTGCCACGGAAGTCGCTTTGACGTAGATGGTCGTGTGCTAGAAGGGCCTGCCTATTTAGACCTCTCCAGAATGCAGGACAAACCCTCTTCCTCTAACCGGTATAAGAAGCTTACCTCTGCGGCCTTCATTGGCGCATCTGTGGCAATGGGGATCTACTTTTTCAAAAAATATAACACAAAAGGTAAATCAAAAAAGCGGAATAAATAA
- a CDS encoding SDR family NAD(P)-dependent oxidoreductase gives MQNYYTSKIILITGGAQGIGRGLAQAFALEKAQVVITDLDWEAGADAMAWLRKQNLLVDFMPCDVSKEEQVQQLMNKVRQQYGKLDVLINNAGIASPTRKPLAQLKVEEFDQVLAVNLRGPFLCSKYALPLLEKGTNPTILNMTSTRAFMSEPDTFGYTAAKGGLEALTHSLAVSLGPQRIRVNAISPGWIETGLWQKEGQKVEPHHSQEDKEQHPVGRVGTPEDIAEAALFLCSDKAGFITGQSLTIDGGMTVKMVYHE, from the coding sequence ATGCAGAACTATTACACTTCCAAAATCATACTTATCACCGGTGGAGCCCAAGGTATTGGCCGTGGACTGGCCCAGGCGTTCGCGCTGGAAAAAGCCCAGGTGGTTATTACTGACCTGGATTGGGAGGCAGGGGCAGATGCTATGGCCTGGTTGCGGAAGCAGAATCTTCTGGTGGATTTCATGCCCTGTGATGTAAGCAAAGAAGAGCAGGTGCAGCAACTCATGAACAAGGTGCGGCAGCAATATGGCAAGCTGGACGTGCTCATCAACAATGCCGGCATTGCCTCACCCACCCGCAAGCCGTTAGCCCAACTCAAAGTAGAAGAATTTGACCAGGTACTGGCGGTAAACCTGCGGGGACCTTTCCTGTGCAGTAAGTACGCCTTGCCACTTCTAGAAAAGGGCACCAATCCTACTATCCTGAACATGACTTCTACCCGTGCCTTTATGTCAGAACCAGATACGTTTGGGTACACTGCCGCCAAAGGAGGCCTGGAGGCGCTTACACATTCTCTGGCCGTAAGCCTGGGACCTCAGCGGATTCGGGTGAACGCCATTAGCCCCGGTTGGATAGAAACCGGTCTCTGGCAGAAGGAAGGCCAGAAAGTAGAGCCACACCATAGCCAGGAAGACAAAGAGCAGCATCCTGTAGGGCGGGTGGGCACCCCCGAAGACATTGCTGAGGCAGCCCTTTTTCTGTGCTCAGACAAAGCCGGATTCATAACCGGCCAAAGCCTTACTATTGACGGCGGCATGACCGTGAAAATGGTTTACCACGAGTAG
- a CDS encoding DsbA family protein, with protein MQRPPENPLLLYVTDPMCAWCYGFTPVVRRLKALWYGRLSVQVLVGGLNPYAQDALAPADKDKLAVNWHRSQRKSNLPFDYSFFLQRDTIYDTEPACRALLTVRHLRPGLSLEVLRALHSAFFADGLDISDPHVLVEVLRPFGIPENLFLAVFETDEIYHQTQEEFQMVTQMGATTLPSVYLDHAQGPRLISRGFCELPELEERLLQALQIPY; from the coding sequence ATGCAAAGACCACCCGAAAATCCGCTCTTGTTGTATGTAACTGACCCCATGTGTGCCTGGTGTTATGGATTTACCCCCGTTGTCAGGAGATTAAAAGCACTTTGGTATGGCAGGCTTTCAGTGCAGGTGCTGGTAGGTGGTTTGAATCCATATGCGCAGGATGCCCTAGCTCCCGCAGACAAAGACAAGCTGGCCGTCAACTGGCACCGGTCACAACGGAAATCAAACCTGCCTTTTGATTACAGTTTTTTTCTGCAGAGAGACACTATCTATGACACAGAGCCCGCCTGCAGGGCCCTGCTGACCGTACGCCACCTTCGGCCTGGGTTATCCTTAGAAGTTCTGCGGGCTCTCCATTCTGCCTTCTTTGCCGATGGGCTGGATATCTCTGATCCTCATGTATTAGTGGAGGTGCTACGGCCTTTCGGGATTCCAGAGAACCTGTTCCTGGCCGTTTTTGAAACTGATGAAATCTACCACCAAACCCAGGAGGAGTTTCAGATGGTGACCCAAATGGGAGCCACCACCCTGCCTAGCGTGTACCTGGATCACGCTCAAGGACCGCGCCTTATCTCCCGAGGCTTCTGCGAACTCCCTGAACTAGAGGAGCGTCTGTTGCAAGCGTTGCAGATTCCTTATTAG
- a CDS encoding alpha/beta hydrolase family protein — protein MKKNLLNLRWVVLALFVFTSCDFSDDDPQPNSNEYFVSATPLNTVPKQALQLYATTAGFANFVSYIDYDVEFYRVIYNTTYKGSTVQASGLLCIPKDTPAPPALVSAQHGTMFVDDDAPSNFPKTFSGFELFATVGYITVIPDYIGYGNTKNIVHPYYDEAHTAGAVVDMIKAVKFYLDREDIATNNNLFLVGYSEGGYATLAAQKEIESNAEHELELTAVAAGAGGYDLIGMMNTIATVPTYGEPSFLPLILHGYNVTYGWNRPYTDFFQQPYAGKIPGLLDGTKDREEINSELTILPADLFNPTFYANLRNPSGEPVLKQALIDNSLLDWVPKAPTRLYHGTQDEAVFYQTTVTAYDRFRAAGATNVSFVSIPNGTHRGSIEPMFLDALPWLASYDN, from the coding sequence ATGAAAAAGAACTTACTAAACTTGCGTTGGGTAGTACTGGCGCTCTTTGTATTTACCAGTTGCGATTTTTCAGATGATGATCCGCAGCCAAATAGTAATGAGTATTTTGTTTCGGCTACCCCATTAAACACTGTCCCCAAACAGGCTTTGCAACTGTATGCCACAACCGCAGGGTTTGCCAATTTTGTCTCGTACATTGACTATGATGTAGAATTCTACCGCGTCATTTACAACACCACTTATAAAGGAAGTACCGTGCAGGCATCTGGACTGTTGTGTATTCCCAAAGATACCCCGGCACCTCCGGCTTTGGTCAGTGCCCAGCACGGAACCATGTTTGTTGACGATGATGCCCCTTCCAATTTCCCTAAAACCTTTTCAGGCTTTGAGCTTTTTGCCACGGTAGGCTACATCACCGTCATTCCAGATTACATAGGATATGGAAATACCAAAAACATTGTGCACCCTTATTATGATGAAGCGCACACCGCAGGTGCAGTAGTGGACATGATTAAGGCGGTGAAATTCTACCTGGACCGGGAAGATATTGCAACCAACAACAACCTGTTTCTGGTAGGGTATTCTGAGGGTGGGTATGCTACCCTGGCTGCCCAAAAAGAGATAGAAAGCAACGCAGAGCATGAGTTAGAACTGACCGCCGTGGCAGCTGGCGCCGGAGGGTATGATCTAATTGGGATGATGAACACCATTGCCACCGTGCCCACTTACGGGGAGCCTTCGTTTCTGCCTTTAATCTTGCACGGCTACAACGTTACCTACGGCTGGAACCGCCCTTATACCGATTTCTTCCAACAACCGTATGCAGGGAAAATTCCAGGACTGCTGGACGGCACCAAAGACCGGGAAGAAATTAACAGCGAACTAACCATTTTACCCGCTGACTTGTTTAACCCTACCTTCTACGCCAACCTAAGAAACCCCTCCGGTGAGCCTGTGTTGAAACAAGCATTGATTGACAACAGCCTGCTGGATTGGGTACCCAAAGCGCCCACCCGCCTTTACCACGGCACCCAAGACGAAGCCGTTTTCTACCAAACCACGGTTACTGCCTACGACCGTTTCAGGGCCGCCGGTGCCACTAACGTTTCTTTTGTTTCCATCCCGAACGGCACGCACAGAGGCAGCATTGAGCCTATGTTCCTTGATGCCCTGCCTTGGCTGGCTTCCTATGACAACTAA
- a CDS encoding DNA alkylation repair protein, translating to MSTPLKNVYSFQFFDQLADVLQTVLPSFYKEEFFSRIFSEEWEKKELKERMRHTAQVLHHFLPPAFPEGAQVIQHIIRRLQEEQFPVQHVEFMFLPDYVELYGLEEVETSLRAMETTTQFISCEFAIRPFLLRYPAKVMAQMQVWSLHEHHAVRRFASEGCRPRLPWAMALPFLKRDPSPILPILENLKADTFEFVRRSVANNLNDISKDHPALVLQLLSQWKGQSLQTDWVVKHGCRTLLKQGHPEALRHFGYDGDTHLRLQDFQVLTPEVALGKDLQFSFVLKNTSELPQKVRLEYGVYFQKANKTLSRKVFKISERVYAPVEETSITRRQSFKLITTRKYYPGPHRVSLIVNGQEKEIANFTLLP from the coding sequence ATGAGTACGCCTCTTAAAAACGTCTATTCCTTTCAGTTCTTTGACCAGTTGGCAGACGTTCTGCAAACTGTGCTTCCGTCTTTCTATAAAGAAGAATTCTTCAGCCGAATCTTTTCTGAGGAGTGGGAGAAGAAAGAATTGAAGGAACGCATGCGGCATACTGCCCAGGTCTTGCATCATTTTCTGCCACCTGCTTTCCCTGAGGGAGCGCAGGTGATACAGCACATCATCCGAAGGTTGCAGGAAGAGCAGTTTCCGGTGCAGCACGTAGAGTTCATGTTCTTGCCAGATTACGTGGAGTTGTATGGGCTGGAGGAGGTGGAGACGTCCCTTCGGGCCATGGAAACCACTACGCAATTCATTAGCTGTGAATTTGCCATCAGGCCATTTTTACTCCGTTATCCGGCGAAGGTGATGGCTCAAATGCAGGTATGGTCCCTCCATGAGCACCATGCAGTGAGAAGGTTCGCAAGTGAAGGATGTCGTCCCCGATTACCTTGGGCTATGGCTTTGCCCTTCCTGAAGCGTGATCCATCGCCTATTCTGCCTATCCTGGAAAACCTGAAAGCAGATACTTTTGAGTTTGTGCGCAGGAGCGTGGCCAATAACCTGAATGACATCTCCAAAGACCATCCGGCCTTGGTGCTGCAGTTGCTGTCACAATGGAAAGGGCAAAGTCTGCAAACAGATTGGGTAGTAAAGCATGGTTGCCGCACCTTGCTTAAACAAGGGCACCCAGAGGCGCTGCGGCACTTTGGCTATGACGGAGACACCCACCTGCGCTTACAAGACTTTCAGGTATTAACCCCAGAAGTAGCTTTAGGGAAAGACTTGCAGTTCTCTTTTGTGCTGAAAAACACGTCAGAACTTCCCCAAAAAGTCAGGCTGGAATATGGCGTGTATTTTCAAAAGGCGAATAAAACTCTATCCCGTAAAGTTTTCAAGATCAGCGAGCGAGTATACGCCCCAGTGGAGGAAACCAGCATTACCCGGCGGCAGAGTTTCAAATTGATCACCACCCGCAAGTACTACCCCGGACCACACCGCGTGTCCCTGATTGTGAACGGACAGGAAAAAGAAATCGCAAATTTTACATTACTCCCTTAG